From Corynebacterium frankenforstense DSM 45800, the proteins below share one genomic window:
- the hisS gene encoding histidine--tRNA ligase, translated as MSDKQQTHSAPKGVPDYVPPASAEFLAVRDTFIRQAHLAGYEHIELPVFEDTDLFARGVGESTDVVTKEMYTFADRGGRSVTLRPEGTAGVMRAVIEHNLDRGQLPVKLNYAGPFFRYERPQAGRYRQLQQVGIEAIGVDDPALDAEVVALADRSYRALGLSGFRLELTSLGDSTCRPAYREKLQKFLFDLPLDEETRRRAEINPLRVLDDKREEVREMTADAPLMLDHLSAECREHFETVTGLLDDFGVEYTVNPRMVRGLDYYTKTTFEFVHDGLGAQSGIGGGGRYDGLMGQLGGQDLSGIGYGLGVDRTVLALEAEGITAADLGVGRRVDVYGVPLGDKARGRMAGLVNRLRAAGVSTDMAYGGRGLKGAMKGADRARARFALVLGESELADGTVTVRDLEAREQETVAVDGVVEYLTGRL; from the coding sequence GTGAGTGACAAGCAGCAGACCCACAGTGCCCCCAAGGGCGTTCCCGACTACGTCCCGCCGGCGTCGGCGGAGTTCCTCGCGGTGCGCGACACCTTCATCCGCCAGGCCCATCTGGCCGGCTACGAGCACATCGAGCTGCCCGTCTTCGAGGACACCGACCTCTTCGCCCGCGGCGTGGGCGAGTCCACCGACGTGGTGACCAAGGAGATGTACACCTTCGCCGACCGCGGCGGGCGCAGCGTGACCCTGCGGCCCGAGGGCACGGCCGGTGTGATGCGCGCCGTCATCGAGCACAACCTCGACCGCGGCCAGCTGCCGGTCAAGCTCAACTACGCCGGCCCCTTCTTCCGCTACGAGCGCCCGCAGGCCGGCCGCTACCGCCAGCTGCAGCAGGTCGGCATCGAGGCCATCGGCGTCGACGACCCGGCCCTGGACGCCGAGGTCGTCGCTTTGGCCGACCGCTCCTACCGCGCGCTGGGGCTCAGCGGCTTCCGCCTCGAGCTGACCAGCCTGGGCGACAGCACCTGCCGGCCGGCCTACCGCGAGAAGCTGCAGAAGTTCCTCTTCGACCTGCCGCTCGACGAGGAGACCCGGCGCCGCGCCGAGATCAACCCGCTGCGTGTGCTCGACGACAAGCGCGAGGAGGTCCGCGAGATGACTGCCGACGCGCCGCTGATGCTCGACCACCTCTCGGCCGAGTGCCGGGAGCACTTCGAGACCGTCACCGGGCTGCTCGACGACTTCGGCGTCGAGTACACCGTCAACCCGCGCATGGTCCGCGGGCTGGACTACTACACCAAGACCACCTTCGAGTTCGTCCACGACGGCCTCGGCGCGCAGTCCGGCATCGGCGGCGGCGGGCGCTATGACGGGCTGATGGGTCAGCTCGGCGGACAGGACCTCTCCGGCATCGGCTACGGCCTCGGGGTGGACCGCACCGTGCTGGCGCTTGAGGCCGAGGGCATCACCGCCGCGGACCTCGGTGTGGGCCGCCGCGTCGACGTCTACGGCGTGCCGCTGGGCGACAAGGCCCGCGGCCGGATGGCCGGGCTGGTCAACCGCCTGCGCGCGGCCGGCGTGTCGACCGACATGGCCTACGGCGGCCGCGGCCTGAAGGGCGCGATGAAGGGTGCGGACCGCGCCCGGGCGCGCTTCGCGCTGGTGCTCGGCGAGTCCGAGCTGGCGGACGGCACCGTGACCGTGCGCGACCTCGAGGCCCGCGAGCAGGAGACCGTCGCCGTCGACGGCGTGGTCGAGTACCTGACCGGGCGGCTGTAG
- a CDS encoding L-serine ammonia-lyase, whose protein sequence is MTISIVDMFSLGIGPSSSHTVGPMRAAKDFLDSLDETPQRVRVELRGSLAATGRGHGTDRAVVLGLAGHEPETVPADAEPVPGANVPVFGTAKGPRGTVDYVIDLNPKQLPAHPNGMLFTVVDDHDEALTEPVDYYSVGGGFILTGAQLRAEHEEANQLTAAQDPHPVPHPFASGEELLARCAETGKSIPEIVRENEDALHAEDGGWPVVAAHLDAVWKTMRECVLAGMTTPGTLPGGLGVKRRAPILLEQLRDQAARNAAGFGAMEWVNLYAMAVNEENAAGGRVVTAPTNGAAGIIPAVMHYARDFLLDFDEDAARDFLLAAGAAGSIIKENASISGAEVGCQGEVGSASAMAAAGLCAVLGGTPAQIENAAEIGLEHNLGLTCDPVGGLVQIPCIERNAIGAVKAINAARLARLGDGTNRVSLDDVVTTMAATGRDMSSKYKETAMGGLAVTLGMPVSFTEC, encoded by the coding sequence GTGACCATCAGCATCGTCGACATGTTCAGCCTGGGCATCGGGCCGTCGTCCTCGCACACCGTCGGCCCCATGCGCGCCGCGAAGGACTTCCTCGACTCGCTCGACGAGACTCCGCAGCGCGTGCGCGTCGAGCTGCGCGGCTCGCTCGCGGCCACCGGACGCGGCCACGGCACCGACCGCGCCGTCGTCCTCGGCCTGGCCGGCCACGAGCCCGAGACCGTGCCCGCCGACGCCGAACCCGTGCCCGGCGCCAACGTGCCCGTCTTCGGCACCGCCAAGGGCCCGCGCGGCACCGTCGACTACGTCATCGACCTCAACCCCAAGCAGCTTCCCGCCCACCCCAACGGCATGCTGTTCACCGTCGTCGACGACCACGACGAGGCGCTGACCGAACCGGTGGACTACTACTCCGTCGGCGGCGGATTCATCCTCACCGGCGCCCAGCTGCGCGCCGAGCACGAGGAGGCCAACCAGCTCACGGCCGCCCAGGACCCGCACCCGGTGCCGCACCCCTTCGCCTCCGGCGAGGAGCTGCTGGCCCGCTGCGCGGAGACCGGCAAGTCCATCCCGGAGATCGTCCGCGAGAACGAGGACGCCCTGCACGCCGAGGACGGCGGCTGGCCCGTCGTCGCCGCGCACCTCGACGCCGTGTGGAAGACCATGCGCGAGTGCGTGCTCGCGGGCATGACCACCCCGGGCACCCTGCCCGGCGGGCTGGGCGTCAAGCGCCGCGCCCCGATCCTGCTCGAGCAGCTGCGCGACCAGGCGGCCCGCAACGCCGCGGGCTTCGGCGCGATGGAGTGGGTCAACCTCTACGCCATGGCCGTCAACGAGGAGAACGCCGCCGGCGGACGCGTGGTCACGGCCCCGACCAACGGCGCGGCCGGCATCATCCCCGCCGTGATGCACTACGCGCGCGACTTCCTGCTCGACTTCGACGAGGACGCCGCCCGCGACTTCCTGCTCGCCGCCGGGGCCGCCGGCTCGATCATCAAGGAGAACGCCTCGATCTCCGGCGCCGAGGTCGGCTGCCAGGGCGAGGTCGGCTCGGCCTCGGCGATGGCGGCCGCCGGCCTGTGCGCGGTGCTCGGCGGCACCCCGGCGCAGATCGAGAACGCCGCCGAGATCGGCCTCGAGCACAACCTGGGGCTGACCTGCGACCCCGTCGGCGGGCTGGTGCAGATCCCGTGCATCGAGCGCAACGCCATCGGCGCGGTCAAGGCGATCAACGCCGCCCGCCTGGCCCGCCTCGGCGACGGCACCAACCGCGTCTCGCTCGACGACGTGGTGACCACCATGGCCGCGACGGGCCGCGACATGAGCTCCAAGTACAAGGAGACCGCCATGGGCGGCCTCGCGGTCACCCTAGGGATGCCGGTCAGCTTCACCGAGTGCTGA
- a CDS encoding CE1758 family FMN-dependent luciferase-like monooxygenase, translating to MQFGIFTIGDVTEDPTTGRTPTEGERIEAMTKIALKAEEVGLDVFATGEHHNPPFVPSSPTTHLAYIAAKTERILLSTSTTLITTNDPVKIAEEYAFLQHLSGGRNDLMLGRGNTGPVYPWYGKDIRQGIPLAVENYHLLRRLWRERSVTWQGKFRTPLQGFTSTPWPLDDVPPFVWHGSIRSPQIAEQAAYYGDGFFHNNIFWNKEHTAKMVGIYRRRFEAYGHGRADQAIVGLGGQVFIGDTEKEAVDFFRPYFDNAPVYGHGPSLEEFSELTPLTVGTAEQVIERTLTFADWVGDYQRQMFLIDHAGLPLEVVLDQIERLGRDVVPELRRRFEERRPAGVPSDPPTHASLRAAGSGPHFEVAPGARGESPQA from the coding sequence ATGCAGTTCGGCATCTTCACCATCGGAGACGTCACCGAGGACCCCACCACCGGGCGCACCCCCACCGAGGGCGAGCGCATCGAGGCGATGACGAAGATCGCGCTCAAGGCCGAGGAGGTCGGCCTCGACGTCTTCGCCACCGGCGAGCACCACAACCCGCCCTTCGTGCCCTCCTCACCGACGACGCACCTGGCCTACATCGCGGCCAAGACCGAGCGCATCCTGCTGTCGACCTCCACGACGCTGATCACCACCAACGACCCGGTCAAGATCGCCGAGGAGTACGCCTTCCTGCAGCACCTGTCGGGCGGGCGCAACGACCTGATGCTCGGGCGCGGCAACACCGGCCCGGTCTACCCGTGGTACGGCAAGGACATCCGCCAGGGCATCCCGCTGGCCGTGGAGAACTACCACCTGCTGCGCCGCCTCTGGCGCGAGCGCTCCGTGACCTGGCAGGGCAAGTTCCGCACGCCCCTGCAGGGCTTCACGTCCACCCCGTGGCCGCTTGACGACGTCCCGCCCTTCGTGTGGCACGGATCCATCCGCTCGCCGCAGATCGCCGAACAGGCCGCCTACTACGGCGACGGCTTCTTCCACAACAACATCTTCTGGAACAAGGAGCACACGGCCAAGATGGTCGGCATCTACCGCCGGCGCTTCGAGGCCTACGGCCACGGGCGTGCCGACCAGGCCATCGTGGGCCTGGGCGGGCAGGTCTTCATCGGCGACACCGAGAAGGAGGCCGTCGACTTCTTCCGCCCCTACTTCGACAACGCCCCGGTCTACGGCCACGGCCCGAGCCTCGAGGAGTTCAGCGAGCTGACCCCGCTGACCGTCGGCACCGCCGAGCAGGTCATCGAGCGCACCCTGACCTTCGCCGACTGGGTCGGCGACTACCAGCGCCAGATGTTCCTCATCGACCACGCCGGCCTGCCCCTGGAGGTCGTGCTCGACCAGATCGAGCGCCTGGGCCGCGACGTCGTGCCCGAACTGCGCCGCCGCTTCGAGGAGCGCCGCCCCGCCGGCGTGCCCAGCGACCCGCCCACCCACGCCAGCCTCAGGGCCGCGGGCTCCGGGCCGCACTTCGAGGTCGCCCCGGGCGCCCGCGGCGAGAGCCCGCAGGCGTAG